In one Lolium rigidum isolate FL_2022 chromosome 3, APGP_CSIRO_Lrig_0.1, whole genome shotgun sequence genomic region, the following are encoded:
- the LOC124701257 gene encoding uncharacterized protein LOC124701257 — protein MAPVSLPPGFRFHPTDEELIIYYLKRKINGRQIELEIIPEVDLYKCEPWDLPEKSFLPSKDLEWYFFSPRDRKYPNGSRTNRATKAGYWKATGKDRKVNSQKRAVGMKKTLVYYRGRAPHGSRTDWVMHEYRLDERECEIDNGLQDAYALCRIFKKTAPGPKIIEHYGVVQYDTEQPQWAASSVERSPTLDVSCDGRGGDDFESSSFSFPTEAPMATGSMHGGGFGMQMMGAPHEDGRWMQFLSEDAFNATNPYFMNPATSNFSCIPSKVDVALECARLQHRLALPPLEVEDFPHDVSLDTKTGILRSNPNEVDILQEFLSVASASQELINGSCSSSYPDMWLGAGTSSAGAGSHYMNELSSLVDLGASKAKEEADNFYQLCGIGASMSRDEPGRLVEISEMEEFKEEKKQVENLRGVKLVNNDLGEIVVEGDESNPTEGITHYPIKDTADNSGEAGHHLTDTTDAGVIDMAPIFSQSQPDDFATAMGFDNDDDVNPDASFDLYEKVDVQRGLFVSRVGASKTFFHRVEPPKMVSFHLNPVASEVGKAIEKFRYLPVTSKVSGSSRVSIFGKVKALIRGKLLTRRSSSQYQSSETTVSELLQIVSLLLAPKEVTEEEEPVGKKAKKVKPGWGCDGCNSAWQFGLPKGSKGISSMFLSGKWAFLTSALAIRAPGLCNH, from the exons ATGGCACCCGTGAGTCTGCCGCCGGGTTTCAGGTTCCACCCCACCGATGAGGAGCTCATAATCTACTACCTTAAGAGGAAGATCAACGGGAGGCAGATAGAGCTTGAAATCATCCCAGAGGTTGATCTTTACAAGTGTGAGCCGTGGGATCTACCAG AAAAATCCTTCCTTCCGAGCAAAGACCTGGAATGGTACTTCTTCAGCCCTCGGGACCGCAAGTACCCGAACGGATCAAGGACAAACCGCGCAACCAAAGCTGGGTACTGGAAGGCAACCGGGAAGGATCGTAAAGTAAATTCGCAGAAGCGTGCTGTTGGTATGAAGAAGACCCTTGTGTACTACCGTGGTCGAGCCCCTCATGGCTCTCGCACTGACTGGGTGATGCACGAGTACCGCCTCGATGAGAGGGAATGTGAGATCGACAATGGCTTACAG GACGCGTACGCACTGTGTCGGATTTTCAAGAAGACTGCGCCCGGGCCAAAAATCATAGAGCATTATGGCGTGGTGCAGTACGACACCGAGCAGCCTCAGTGGGCGGCGAGCAGCGTCGAGCGCTCCCCGACGCTGGACGTGTCGTGTGATGGAAGAGGTGGAGACGACTTCGAGAGCAGCAGCTTCTCGTTCCCGACAGAAGCGCCGATGGCAACAGGATCCATGCACGGCGGTGGGTTCGGGATGCAGATGATGGGGGCGCCTCACGAGGATGGCAGGTGGATGCAGTTCCTGAGCGAAGACGCCTTCAACGCCACCAATCCTTACTTCATGAACCCGGCTACCTCTAACTTCTCatgcattccatccaag GTGGATGTAGCACTGGAGTGTGCAAGGCTGCAGCACAGGCTGGCTCTGCCGCCATTGGAGGTGGAGGATTTCCCGCATGATGTCAGCCTCGATACCAAGACCGGCATACTCCGGAGCAACCCCAACGAGGTTGACATCCTTCAGGAGTTCCTGTCCGTGGCTTCGGCGTCGCAGGAGCTGATCAATGGCTCCTGCAGCAGCAGCTATCCTGATATGTGGTTAGGTGCCGGCACGAGCAGTGCTGGTGCTGGCAGCCATTACATGAACGAGCTGTCCTCTCTTGTTGATCTCGGAGCGTCGAAGGCAAAGGAAGAGGCTGACAATTTCTACCAGCTGTGCGGTATTGGGGCGTCGATGAGCCGTGACGAACCAGGTAGGCTGGTTGAGATCAGTGAAATGGAGGAGTtcaaggaagagaagaagcaggTGGAGAACCTCAGAGGTGTCAAGCTGGTGAACAATGACCTTGGGGAG ATCGTTGTAGAAGGAGATGAAAGCAATCCAACAGAAGGCATCACACATTATCCTATAAAAGATACCGCAGACAATTCAG GAGAAGCCGGTCATCACCTGACCGATACCACTGACGCAGGCGTCATCGACATGGCCCCTATCTTCTCGCAATCTCAACCTGACGACTTCGCTACTGCTATGGGTTTCGACAATGATGACGACGTCAACCCCGACGCATCCTTTGATCTATACGAGAAGGTTGACGTCCAGCGCGGGCTGTTCGTTTCACGGGTCGGCGCGTCGAAGACATTCTTCCACCGCGTCGAGCCACCCAAGATGGTCAGCTTCCACCTGAACCCTGTGGCGAGTGAGGTCGGCAAGGCGATCGAGAAGTTCCGTTATCTCCCCGTCACGTCCAAAGTTAGTGGTAGTAGTAGGGTTTCCATCTTTGGGAAGGTGAAGGCACTCATCAGGGGCAAACTCCTGACGAGGAGATCGTCATCACAGTACCAGAGTTCGGAGACGACAGTGAGCGAGCTGCTGCAAATCGTGTCGCTCCTCTTGGCACCGAAGGAAGTTACTGAGGAAGAAGAGCCGGTTGGGAAGAAGGCGAAGAAAGTGAAGCCGGGATGGGGCTGCGATGGGTGCAACAGTGCGTGGCAGTTTGGGCTGCCCAAAGGGAGCAAGGGCATTTCCTCCATGTTTTTGAGTGGGAAATGGGCATTTCTAACCTCTGCATTGGCCATCCGCGCTCCAGGGCTGTGCAATCACTGA
- the LOC124701256 gene encoding histone H4, translating to MSGRGKGGKGLGKGGAKRHRKVLRDNIQGITKPAIRRLARRGGVKRISGLIYEETRGVLKIFLENVIRDAVTYTEHARRKTVTAMDVVYALKRQGRTLYGFGG from the coding sequence ATGTCGGGCCgcggcaagggaggcaagggGCTCGGCAAGGGCGGCGCCAAGCGCCACCGGAAGGTGCTCCGCGACAACATCCAGGGCATCACCAAGCCGGCCATCCGCCGCCTGGCGCGCCGCGGCGGCGTCAAGCGTATCTCGGGCCTCATCTACGAGGAGACCCGCGGCGTGCTCAAGATcttcctcgagaacgtcatccgcgacgCCGTCACTTACACCGAGCACGCGCGCCGCAAGACCGTCACCGCCATGGACGTCGTCTACGCGCTCAAGCGCCAGGGCCGCACCCTCTACGGCTTCGGGGGCTGA
- the LOC124701255 gene encoding uncharacterized protein LOC124701255, with protein sequence MAYFCPSKVVRLGGGLPFRLHCWVAVLCLRLAEATHISTDGNVGTQVSPRWQIYLPACMRAAITDDTKTSVSITCQSSLDRWNNQKNRAGYRSLRQNLHGAACMNVT encoded by the exons ATGGCCTACTTTTGCCCTTCAAAAGTTGTGAGGCTAGGGGGTGGCCTACCCTTTCGGCTACACTGTTGG GTTGCAGTACTTTGCTTGCGGCTTGCAGAGGCCACCCATATCTCCACGGATGGCAATGTGGGCACTCAAG TGTCGCCGAGGTGGCAAATCTACCTGCCGGCGTGCATGCGTGCAGCCATCACAGACGACACAAAGACCAGTGTGAGCATAACTTGCCAATCCAGTCTCGATCGATGGAACAACCAGAAGAACAGAGCAG GGTACAGGTCCCTCCGGCAAAATCTACATGGGGCCGCGTGTATGAACGTGACGTAA